The following proteins come from a genomic window of Pararhodobacter sp.:
- a CDS encoding DUF934 domain-containing protein, protein MSVLVTDNGFAPDDWIDGYVPLAAACDVWASPHALGIYLASPDLTARDRLRLEQLFPRVGLIRIRVRSFGDFEAYDLAKALRAKGFSGRLRAHGAMLARCYTFARWVGFDEIELDPQQARRQPLEHWRKVPDWTPEGHDARMLGALSQASNVQ, encoded by the coding sequence ATGTCAGTCCTAGTCACCGACAACGGGTTTGCGCCCGACGATTGGATTGACGGCTATGTGCCGCTTGCGGCGGCCTGCGACGTTTGGGCTTCGCCTCATGCACTGGGTATTTATCTTGCGTCACCGGATTTGACGGCCCGCGACCGTTTGCGGCTGGAGCAGTTGTTTCCTCGTGTTGGTCTGATCCGCATCCGTGTGCGCAGCTTTGGTGACTTCGAGGCCTATGATCTGGCAAAAGCCCTTCGCGCCAAGGGGTTCTCCGGGCGGTTGCGCGCGCATGGTGCCATGTTGGCGCGGTGCTACACCTTTGCGCGATGGGTGGGCTTTGACGAAATCGAGCTCGATCCACAGCAGGCACGCCGCCAGCCGCTTGAACATTGGCGCAAAGTGCCCGACTGGACCCCTGAAGGCCACGATGCCCGTATGCTCGGTGCTTTGTCGCAGGCATCCAACGTGCAGTAG
- a CDS encoding ferredoxin--NADP reductase, with the protein MPDAMPKPRAKTLPDAQTVTQVKHWDDRLFSFRCTRPRSLRFRSGEFVMIGLLDDNGKPLLRAYSIASPSWDDELEFYSIKVPDGPLTSRLQHIEVGDQIILRPKPVGTLVHDALLPGKRVWMLATGTGFAPFASLIRDPETYEKFDQVVVMHTCRNVSELEYGRQLVESLQDDPLIGEMVEGKLLYYPTTTREDFPKMGRITDNLTSGKVFEDLGIPPMDPKHDRAMVCGSLAFNIDVKEVLEGFGLREGANSEPMEYVVEKAFVGEGV; encoded by the coding sequence ATGCCCGACGCCATGCCAAAGCCCCGCGCCAAGACCCTGCCTGATGCGCAGACAGTGACTCAGGTGAAGCATTGGGATGATCGTTTGTTTTCGTTTCGCTGCACGCGCCCGCGCAGCCTGCGGTTCCGGTCCGGTGAATTCGTGATGATCGGCCTGCTGGACGACAACGGCAAACCTTTGCTGCGCGCCTATTCCATTGCGTCGCCGTCGTGGGATGATGAGCTCGAGTTCTATTCGATCAAGGTGCCCGACGGGCCGCTGACCTCGCGCTTGCAGCATATCGAGGTGGGGGATCAGATCATCTTGCGGCCCAAGCCCGTCGGCACCTTGGTGCATGACGCGTTGCTGCCAGGCAAGCGGGTGTGGATGTTGGCGACCGGGACCGGGTTCGCGCCCTTTGCCAGCCTGATCCGCGACCCCGAGACGTATGAAAAATTCGATCAGGTGGTGGTGATGCACACCTGCCGGAACGTGTCAGAGTTGGAATATGGTCGGCAGCTGGTCGAAAGCCTCCAGGACGATCCGCTGATTGGCGAGATGGTCGAGGGCAAACTGCTGTACTATCCGACCACCACGCGTGAGGATTTTCCGAAAATGGGCCGGATCACCGACAATCTGACATCGGGTAAGGTGTTCGAGGATCTGGGCATTCCGCCGATGGACCCCAAGCACGACCGCGCGATGGTTTGCGGGTCGCTGGCGTTCAACATCGACGTCAAGGAAGTTCTCGAGGGCTTTGGCTTGCGCGAAGGCGCGAACAGCGAGCCGATGGAATATGTTGTCGAAAAAGCGTTTGTCGGCGAGGGCGTCTAA
- a CDS encoding GMC family oxidoreductase, with amino-acid sequence MDGTFDYVIVGAGSSGSVLAERLSAAGRKVLVLEAGGSDRRFFVQMPLGYGKLFYDSRVNWAYRTEPDPGLNGQRDYWPRGKVLGGSSSINAMVWVRGDASDYDDWQAATGSSAWGGEAAREAYRAIEDNADGADPWRGQGGPLHIRSGRDPAHPLVTPYLEACEAAGLARNPDFNGATQEGCGLYQLTIKGGRRNSTARAFLRPALKTGRVALRTKAHVTRVLLEGRRAVGVEYRWKGGLHRAMAGEVILSGGAINTPQTLMLSGIGPGAALQALGLEVFVDNPNVGAHLNDHQGLNYTWRMTVPTMNDILRPWWGKALVGIQYLLTGRGPLSVSINHGGGFFRTDPGLARPNMQLYFQAFSTLMPREGERPILSPDPFPGLSIGLSNCRPSSRGHIRLASADPFVAPKITANAFSTAQDVAEMLAAVKFIRHIAAQKPIADLIAEELRPGPHITSDEALIDDFRQRSGTVYHPSCTARMGADPATSVLDADLRVRGVDGLRVCDASAFPTLIGGNTNAPAILLGWLGAQRILA; translated from the coding sequence ATGGATGGGACGTTTGATTATGTGATCGTGGGCGCAGGCTCGTCAGGGTCGGTGCTGGCCGAACGCCTGTCGGCGGCCGGGCGCAAGGTGCTGGTGCTCGAGGCCGGCGGCAGCGATCGGCGGTTCTTTGTGCAGATGCCCTTGGGCTATGGCAAATTGTTCTATGACAGCCGCGTCAACTGGGCCTACCGCACCGAGCCCGACCCCGGATTGAACGGCCAGCGCGATTATTGGCCGCGCGGCAAGGTGCTGGGCGGGTCGTCGTCGATCAACGCAATGGTCTGGGTGCGCGGCGATGCCAGCGATTATGACGATTGGCAGGCGGCAACCGGGTCATCGGCGTGGGGCGGCGAGGCGGCGCGCGAGGCCTATCGCGCGATCGAGGATAACGCCGACGGCGCGGACCCATGGCGCGGGCAGGGCGGGCCGCTGCATATCCGCTCGGGCCGCGATCCGGCGCATCCGTTGGTCACCCCCTATCTGGAGGCCTGCGAGGCCGCCGGGCTGGCGCGCAACCCGGATTTCAACGGCGCCACGCAAGAGGGCTGCGGCCTGTATCAACTGACGATCAAGGGCGGGCGGCGCAATTCCACGGCGCGCGCATTCTTGCGCCCTGCGTTGAAAACCGGGCGCGTGGCGCTGCGAACCAAAGCGCATGTGACGCGGGTTTTGCTGGAGGGGCGGCGCGCGGTCGGGGTCGAGTATCGTTGGAAAGGTGGGCTGCACCGCGCGATGGCGGGTGAGGTGATCCTGTCGGGCGGGGCCATCAACACGCCGCAAACCCTGATGCTGTCGGGGATCGGACCGGGTGCGGCGTTGCAGGCGCTGGGCCTTGAGGTGTTCGTTGACAACCCCAATGTCGGCGCACATCTCAATGACCATCAGGGGCTCAATTATACCTGGCGCATGACCGTGCCGACGATGAACGACATCTTGCGCCCGTGGTGGGGCAAGGCTTTGGTGGGGATACAATATCTGCTGACCGGCAGGGGCCCGTTGTCGGTGTCGATCAACCACGGCGGCGGGTTTTTCCGCACCGATCCGGGGTTGGCACGCCCCAATATGCAGCTCTATTTTCAGGCATTCTCGACGCTGATGCCGCGCGAGGGCGAACGTCCGATCCTGAGCCCGGATCCGTTTCCGGGGCTGTCGATCGGCCTGTCGAATTGCCGACCCTCCAGTCGCGGGCATATCCGTCTGGCCAGCGCCGATCCGTTTGTCGCGCCGAAAATCACCGCCAATGCATTTTCCACCGCGCAGGACGTGGCCGAAATGCTGGCCGCCGTGAAATTCATTCGCCATATTGCCGCGCAAAAACCGATTGCCGACCTGATCGCCGAGGAATTGCGCCCCGGCCCGCACATCACCAGTGACGAGGCCCTGATCGACGATTTCCGCCAGCGCTCGGGCACCGTCTATCACCCCAGTTGCACGGCGCGGATGGGGGCCGATCCGGCGACCTCGGTTCTGGATGCTGATCTGCGGGTGCGCGGCGTGGATGGCTTGCGCGTCTGCGATGCCTCGGCGTTTCCGACGTTGATTGGCGGCAATACCAACGCCCCGGCGATTCTGCTGGGCTGGCTGGGTGCGCAACGCATCTTGGCCTGA